One Vigna unguiculata cultivar IT97K-499-35 chromosome 11, ASM411807v1, whole genome shotgun sequence DNA window includes the following coding sequences:
- the LOC114170641 gene encoding WD repeat-containing protein 13: MAEQGSAAVNDGKTEPQQNEHHVLNNHNDNNDVNNKDNSSDPESFCCLVQPVTADRDPEYIGIRRILLLRKAEAGLIGRRDWRCNGKTYVAYRNYLSRPRNWERDSSRAPSLHSTPGNSGRFFPSPGPHSRWSEVDSLGSGRDLQNANPVHNLRSSFGSSVSDSDHPRQRGAESAYSFVGMHCIFDKSKASVSVLKFGHMSSDLLAYGAADGTLTVCNVSENPSVIKQLEGHSKDVTDFDFTSNNQYIASSSWDKTVRVWEIAKGICIRVIYGVCPQLCIRFHPVNNNFLSVGNANKEINVFNFSTGRVINKSLFDSGVTSLDHDHTGLLLFCGDAQGCIYSVNMNSHTGVLSRSHRYRSNSKHKSPVTTVQYRSFSLLARGPVLLSCTQDGNLSFFSVALEINGYLTLRCSLKLAPRVHKFRASFCPLLSLEKGEFIVAGSEDSNVYFYDLTRPKNTCVNKLQGHGFPVLGIAWNHGENLLASSDFFGVVIVWKRERTNQNKHHTQHQ; the protein is encoded by the exons ATGGCGGAGCAAGGCAGCGCCGCCGTCAATGACGGCAAAACAGAACCGCAACAAAACGAACACCACGTCCTCAACAACCACAACGACAACAACGACGTAAACAACAAAGACAACAGTTCAGATCCAGAGTCGTTCTGCTGTTTGGTTCAGCCAGTCACCGCCGACAGAGATCCCGAGTACATCGGCATTCGCCGCATCCTCCTTCTTCGGAAGGCAGAGGCAGGACTTATTGGCCGCAGA GATTGGAGATGCAATGGAAAAACTTATGTGGCATACCGGAATTACCTAAGTAGGCCTAGAAACTGGGAAAGGGATAGTTCGCGAGCTCCTAGTCTGCACAGTACTCCAGGAAACAG TGGCCGATTTTTTCCATCTCCTGGTCCACACTCCCGTTGGTCTGAGGTGGACAGCTTGGGTTCTGGGAGG GATCTGCAAAATGCAAATCCAGTACATAATCTTAGATCGAGTTTTGGGTCAAGTGTAAGTGATTCTGATCATCCTAGACAACGTGGGGCTGAGTCTGCTTATTCTTTTGTTGGAATGCATTGTATCTTTGACAAGAGCAAAGCCTCTG TTTCGGTGTTGAAGTTTGGGCACATGAGTTCTGATTTACTTGCTTATGGGGCAGCTGATGGAACCTTGACTGTCTGCAATGTATCAGAGAATCCTTCAGTCATAAAACAATTAGAAGGGCATTCCAAAGATGTCACAG attttgaTTTTACGTCAAATAATCAATACATTGCATCGTCTTCATGGGATAAGACTGTGAGAGTATGGGAGATAGCGAAAGGTATTTGCATACGGGTGATATATGGAGTATGTCCACAATTGTGTATCCGTTTTCACCCT GTAAATAATAACTTCCTTTCAGTTGGAAATGcaaacaaagaaatcaat GTGTTCAATTTTAGTACCGGAAGGGTAATTAATAAATCACTATTTGACAGTGGAGTTACCTCTTTGGACCATGACCATACAGGACTTCTCTTATTTTGTGGAGATGCACAG GGATGTATATACTCAGTAAATATGAACTCTCACACAGGTGTATTATCTCGCTCACATCGTTATCGAAGTAATAGCAAGCACAAATCTCCTGTTACCACAGTGCAGTATAGGAGTTTCTCTCTACTCGCTCGCGGACCTGTGTTGTTGTCATGTACCCAGGATGGAAACCTGTCTTTCTTCAG TGTGGCTTTGGAGATAAATGGCTATTTAACTCTTCGATGCTCGCTAAAATTAGCTCCACGTGTACACAAATTTCGAGCTTCTTTCTGTCCTCTTCTATCCCTTGAAAAAGGAGAATTCATTG TTGCTGGAAGTGAGGACTCAAATGTCTACTTTTATGATTTAACTCGACCCAAAAATACATGTGTGAACAAGCTACAG GGTCATGGGTTTCCTGTGCTGGGTATTGCCTGGAACCATGGAGAAAATTTATTGGCTTCATCTGATTTTTTCGGCGTAGTAATTGTGTGGAAGAGAGAAAGAACAAATCAAAACAAACATCATACACAACACCAGTAG
- the LOC114169713 gene encoding protein CHROMATIN REMODELING 35-like, with protein sequence MESFVVDVVPVPTAKRRRSTGFSPDPGGDKRLKISSYSLPYSAHEKTSNVVDYNNPFAISDVLDSLESGKFGSVTKDIEDLIAQKMQILGPYFVKYPILVDQWVEAVKKHHEETPKLENQLVTVPMHQNVIDLEEKHTRKDVPAMRDQIVIIDSDDEDCGAEKSMIPFQEVVLPKLVAPSPALKITGYLPVIPYPGERDLISETSMEDRPNSTQNNKGFYVGVQEEEEDELDTEDDGLGDIWKEMSMAIECSKDVSVDPHSDEEEEEDDDDDDDCDHSFVLKDDLGYVCRVCGVIGRGIETIFEFQYKVKRSTRTYASDSWNTKKTDVFGVNVVKDDLIVTEIPAHPRHMKQMKPHQVEGFNFLVRNLAGDNPGGCILAHAPGSGKTFMIISFMQSFLGKYPNARPLVVLPKGILSTWKKEFQIWQVEDIPLYDFYTVKADSRSQQLEVLNQWVKKKSILFLGYKQFSSIVCDNGNDTSLSCQNILLKIPSILILDEGHNPRNENTDMVQSLAKVETPRKVVLSGTLYQNHVKEVFNILDLVRPKFLKMETSKPIVRRIQSRVHVPGIKGFSNLVENTLQKDTDFKTKIAVIQDLREMTSKVLHYYKGDFLDELPGLVDFTVMLTLSPRQKSEVAKIKKQSKRKFKISSVGSAVYLHPRLKPLAENCGENSISDHVVDDLVDKLDIRDGVKSKFYYNMLNLCESAGEKLLVFSQYLLPLKYLERLTINWKGWSLGREIFVISGESSSEHREWSMEKFNNSREAKVFFGSIKACGEGISLVGASRIIILDVHLNPSVTRQAIGRAFRPGQKKKVFVYRLVSADSPEEEDHHVCFKKELISKMWFEWNEYCGDRAFEVEAVEVKECGDEFLESPLLGENVKALYRR encoded by the exons ATGGAAtcttttgttgttgatgttgtgCCAGTGCCAACTGCAAAACGGCGCCGATCAACGG GATTTTCTCCTGATCCCGGTGGAGACAAAAGACTGAAAATTTCAAGTTATAGCCTGCCGTACTCAGCACATGAAAAGACTTCGAATGTTGTTGATTACAACAATCCATTTGCAATATCTGATGTTCTGGATAGTTTAGAGAGCGGAAAATTTGGAAGTGTCACAAAGGACATAGAGGACCTTATAGCCCAAAAAATGCAAATATTGGGCCCTTACTTTGTTAAATATCCCATTCTGGTGGATCAATGGGTGGAAGCGGTAAAGAAACATCATGAAGAAACTCCTAAGTTGGAAAATCAACTAGTTACTGTTCCGATGCATCAAAATGTCATAGATCTTGAGGAGAAACACACCAGAAAGGATGTCCCTGCGATGCGAGATCAAATTGTGATTATTGATTCGGATGATGAAGATTGTGGAGCTGAAAAATCTATGATCCCATTTCAGGAAGTTGTGTTGCCGAAACTAGTTGCACCGTCCCCTGCATTGAAGATAACT GGGTATCTACCTGTCATTCCTTATCCGGGAGAAAGAGATCTAATAAGTGAGACAAGTATGGAGGATAGACCTAACAGCACTCAGAACAATAAAGGCTTTTATGTTGGTGTacaggaagaggaagaagatgagcTTGATACTGAAGATGACGGTCTAGGAGATATTTGGAAGGAGATGTCAATGGCAATAGAATGTTCCAAA GATGTTTCTGTTGATCCTCACtcagatgaagaagaagaagaagatgacgatgatgatgatgattgtgATCATTCTTTTGTCTTAAAAGACGATCTTGGTTATGTTTGTCGCGTTTGTGGGGTAATTGGCCGAGGAATTGAAACCATATTTGAGTTTCAGTACAAG GTTAAACGGAGCACAAGAACTTATGCATCTGATTCATGGAATACCAAGAAAACAGATGTATTTGGAGTTAATGTTGTTAAAGATGATCTCATAGTTACTGAAATCCCAGCGCACCCTAGACACATGAAACAGATGAAGCCCCATCAAGTTGAAGGATTCAATTTTCTTGTTAGAAATCTTGCAGGTGACAATCCTGGTGGCTGCATCTTAGCCCATGCTCCTGGATCTGGGAAAACATTCATGATAATCAGTTTTATGCAAAGTTTTCTAGGCAAGTATCCGAATGCAAGACCCTTAGTGGTGCTTCCTAAGGGAATATTGTCAACATGGAAAAAGGAGTTTCAAATATGGCAGGTGGAGGACATACCTCTATATGACTTCTACACAGTGAAGGCAGACAGTAGAAGTCAACAACTGGAAGTGCTGAATCAATGGGTGAAGAAGAAGAGTATTCTTTTCTTAGGATACAAACAGTTCTCCTCTATTGTCTGTGATAATGGGAACGATACATCATTATCTTGCCAAAATATTTTACTGAAAATTCCTTCAATTCTTATTTTAGATGAGGGACACAATCCTAGGAATGAAAACACAGATATGGTACAGTCTCTTGCAAAAGTTGAGACGCCTAGAAAAGTTGTACTGTCAGGAACCCTTTATCAAAATCATGTCAAGGAGGTGTTTAACATTCTAGATCTTGTTCGGCCAAAATTTTTGAAGATGGAAACATCAAAACCTATTGTGAGGCGCATCCAAAGTAGAGTTCATGTACCAGGGATAAAAGGATTCTCTAATTTAGTTGAAAACACTTTGCAGAAGGACACTGattttaaaacgaaaatagcTGTTATACAAGATTTGCGCGAGATGACAAGCAAGGTACTTCACTATTATAAAGGAGATTTTCTTGATGAGCTTCCTGGTCTTGTGGATTTTACAGTAATGCTCACTCTTAGCCCTAGACAGAAGTCTGAAgtagcaaaaataaaaaagcaatCTAAAAGAAAGTTCAAGATATCTTCTGTAGGAAGTGCCGTCTATCTGCATCCTAGACTGAAACCACTAGCAGAAAATTGTGGTGAAAATTCTATATCTGATCATGTAGTGGATGATTTGGTAGATAAACTGGATATCAGAGATGGTGTgaagtcaaaattttattacaacATGCTAAATCTGTGTGAATCAGCAGGGGAAAAGCTTCTAGTTTTCAGTCAGTATCTGTTACCCTTGAAATATTTAGAAAGGTTGACTATTAACTGGAAAGGTTGGAGTCTTGGAAGAGAAATTTTTGTAATCTCAGGAGAATCAAGTTCTGAGCACCGAGAATGGTCCATGGAAAAATTCAACAATTCTCGTGAAGCCAAAGTCTTCTTTGGCTCAATTAAGGCTTGTGGTGAGGGCATATCACTGGTTGGGGCCTCTCGCATAATTATCTTGGACGTTCATCTTAATCCATCAGTTACACGTCAAGCTATAGGTCGTGCATTCAGACCTGGCCAGAAGAAGAAGGTGTTTGTGTATCGTTTAGTATCTGCTGATTCTCCAGAAGAGGAAGATCACCATGTTTGTTTCAAGAAAGagttaatttcaaaaatgtggTTTGAATGGAATGAATATTGTGGTGATCGAGCTTTTGAAGTTGAGGCAGTTGAGGTGAAAGAGTGTGGTGATGAATTTCTTGAAAGTCCTCTGCTAGGGGAGAATGTAAAAGCTTTATATAGAAG GTGA
- the LOC114169690 gene encoding SUMO-activating enzyme subunit 2 yields the protein MGSPPFSSAVVKDAKVLMVGAGGIGCELLKTLALSGFPDIHIIDMDTIEVSNLNRQFLFRQSHVGQSKAKVARDAVLKFRPHINITPYHANVKDPEFNVDFFKQFNVVLNGLDNLDARRHVNRLCLAANVPLVESGTTGFLGQVTIHVKGRTECYECQPKPAPKTYPVCTITSTPSKFVHCVVWAKDLLFAKLFGDKNQGNDLNVRSSDGASSSENVEDVFERRKDEDIDQYGRKIFDHVFGYNIELALSNEETWKNRNRPKPIYSKDVLSDDLAQQNGNLEKNCVCDDELSVSAMTSLGMKNPQDIWSLRENSKIFLEALRLFFTKREKEIGNLGFDKDDQLAVEFVTAAANIRAASFGIPLHSLFEAKGIAGNIVHAVATTNAVIAGLIVIEAIKVLQNDIESCRMTYCLEHPSRNMLLMPVEPFEPNKSCYVCSETPLSLEINTNRSKLKDFVEKIVKAKLGMNLPLIMCASNLLYEAGDVEDDMIAIYEANLEKVLAELPSPVTGGTMLTVEDMQQEFVCSINIKHREEFDEEKEPDGMVLSGWTQPVSATENKDKSVGNGASTSDAVVTAVESEKDEEISIVSTLKKRKLPDETDISSATAEEVKHQKQLEVIDDEDDLVMLDGDLDSFKKRRLS from the exons ATGGGCTCTCCTCCTTTTTCTTCCGCCGTTGTAAAG GATGCAAAAGTGCTTATGGTTGGTGCTGGTGGAATTGGCTGCGAGCTTCTCAAGACTCTCGCGCTCTCCGGCTTCCCTGACATTCACATC ATTGACATGGACACAATAGAAGTCAGTAACCTGAATAGACAATTTTTATTTCGACAATCTCACGTTGGGCAATCTAAAGCTAAA GTTGCCAGGGATGCTGTGTTAAAATTTAGGCCCCACATAAACATTACTCCATACCATGCAAATGTCAAAGATCCTGAATTCAATGTGGACTTCTTTAAGCAATTTAACGTTGTTCTAAACGGACTTGACAATCTAGATGCACGCCGGCATGTGAATCGCTTGTGCTTGGCAGCTAATGTTCCTTTGGTTGAAAGTGGAACTACTGGGTTCCTTGGACAG GTAACCATACATGTCAAGGGAAGAACAGAGTGCTATGAGTGTCAGCCTAAACCAGCCCCTAAGACATATCCTGTCTGTACTATCACAAGTACCCCATCAAAG TTTGTTCACTGTGTTGTGTGGGCAAAGGACCTACTTTTTGCCAAGTTATTTGGGGATAAGAATCAGGGAAATGACTTGAATGTTCGATCAAGTGATGGTGCTAGCTCCTCAGAAAATGTGGAGGATGTATTTGAACGTAGGAAAGATGAAGACATTGATCAATATGGAAGGAAAATTTTCGACCATGTATTTGGGTATAACATTGAATTAGCCTTGTCTAATGAAGAGACATGGAAAAATCGTAATAGACCAAAGCCTATATACAGCAAGGATGTTCTTTCTGATGATCTTGCCCAACAAAATGGAAACTTGGAGAAAAATTGTGTGTGTGATGATGAATTATCAGTATCTGCCATGACATCTTTGGGTATGAAGAATCCACAGGATATTTGGAGTCTCAGAGAAAATTCGAAAATATTTCTTGAAGCATTGCGactattttttacaaaaaggGAAAAG GAGATTGGCAATCTAGGATTTGATAAAGATGATCAGTTGGCTGTTGAATTTGTTACTGCAGCTGCAAACATAAGGGCTGCTTCCTTTGGCATCCCTCTGCACAGCCTTTTTGAAGCCAAAGGTATTGCTGGTAATATTGTGCATGCTGTTGCGACCACAAATGCTGTTATTGCTGGGTTGATTGTCATTGAAGCAATCAAGGTGCTGCAAAATGACATTGAAAGTTGTAG AATGACATATTGTCTGGAACATCCATCAAGAAACATGCTGCTTATGCCGGTGGAACCATTCGAACCTAACAAGTCTTGTTATGTTTGTTCCGAG ACACCTTTATCCCTTGAAATAAACACCAACCGTTCAAAGTTGAAAGACTTTGTCGAAAAAATTGTTAAGGCAAAACTAGGGATGAACCTTCCTCTTATTATGTGCGCTTCAAACCTCCTTTATGAAGctggtgatgttgaggacgacATGATTGCCATTTATGAGGCCAACCTTGAAAAG GTCCTGGCTGAGCTTCCTTCTCCGGTAACTGGTGGAACAATGCTTACAGTGGAGGATATGCAACAGGAATTTGTTTGCAGTATTAACATCAAACACAG AGAGGAGTTTGATGAAGAGAAAGAACCTGATGGGATGGTTCTCTCTGGATGGACTCAACCAGTGTCAGCAACAGAAAATAAAGACAAATCTGTTGGCAATGGTGCAAGCACCTCAGATGCAGTAGTAACTGCTGTGGAATCTGAAAAGGATGAAGAAATAAGTATAGTTTCAACCTTGAAGAAGCGAAAGCTTCCAGATGAGACTGACATTTCAAGTGCCACTGCCGAAGAAGTAAAACATCAAAAGCAGTTGGAAGTAATTGATGACGAAGACGATCTTGTCATGCTTGATGGTGATTTAGACAGCTTTAAAAAGAGAAGATTGTCATAG
- the LOC114168878 gene encoding probable receptor-like protein kinase At4g39110, with product MGKIEKTIKTLTQPFLSPFMSSSSMMAILLVILTILFSFFSSPSLAAESFQPKDNFLIDCGADTASTLPDGRHFKTDPQATSFLKANDEYKVNAPDAKLDYPIYKSARIFIQEAVYSFHLVQPGFHWVRLHFYPIKNSVFDLQKATFSVFTDTYVLLHSFNVNNTDKPILKEYLINATEPQFSLSFIPMKNSAAFINGIEVVSVPDELIFDTATSLFPVGEFSGITSYGLQPVFRVNNGGPLITSSNDTLARTWEPDEAFLTNKNLAKSISVATNAVKFPQHNPAISPLTAPQTVYASATEMADAGVNNPNFNVSWKFDVDPSFSYLVRLHFCDIVSKGLNQLYFNVYVNGKMAISNFDLSATTGALSTPYYKDIVVNATLMTEEGLSIQVGPASGGSASANAIVNGIEVIKMSNIVNSLDGEFGVDGRCVSGSSRGTVAAVGFAMMFGAFVGLGAMVIKWHKRPQDWQKRNSFSSWLLPLHAGDTSFMSSKNSMGKSNFFSSSMGLGRYFSFAELQEATKNFDSKNIIGVGGFGNVYLGVIDEGTQVAVKRGNPQSEQGINEFQTEIQMLSKLRHRHLVSLIGYCDENDEMILVYEYMPNGHFRDHLYGKNMPPLSWKQRLEICIGSARGLHYLHTGTAQGIIHRDVKTTNILLDENLTAKVSDFGLSKDAPMGQGHVSTAVKGSFGYLDPEYFRRQQLTEKSDVYSFGVVLLEALCARPAINPQLPREQVNLADWAMQWKRKGLLDKIIDPHLVGSINPESMKKFAEAAEKCLADHGVDRPSMGDVLWNLEYALQLQEAFTQGKAEDETKLSAAGAPPSPLPQAPATPTGDTPTQPPAPTSPAAVAVPRAEVNNPTPEVHSIDDHSGTAMFAQFNNLNGR from the coding sequence ATGGGGAAGAtagaaaaaacaataaagacCCTCACACAACCTTTTCTATCACCCTTCATGTCATCATCATCCATGATGGCTATCCTCCTGGTCATCCTCACCAttctcttctccttcttctcctctcCTTCATTGGCCGCAGAATCCTTCCAACCCAAAGACAATTTCTTGATCGATTGTGGCGCAGACACTGCCTCCACCCTCCCTGATGGAAGACATTTCAAAACAGACCCTCAAGCAACTTCTTTCTTGAAAGCCAATGATGAGTACAAGGTTAATGCCCCAGATGCAAAACTCGACTACCCTATATACAAGTCTGCAAGAATCTTCATCCAAGAAGCAGTTTACTCCTTCCATTTGGTGCAACCGGGTTTTCACTGGGTTCGCCTGCATTTCTACCCCATCAAGAACAGTGTCTTTGATCTCCAAAAGGCCACTTTTTCCGTCTTCACAGACACCTATGTTCTTCTCCACAGCTTCAACGTCAACAACACTGACAAGCCAATCCTCAAGGAGTACCTCATCAATGCAACCGAGCCTCAGTTCTCGCTCTCCTTCATCCCCATGAAAAACTCCGCCGCTTTCATCAACGGCATTGAGGTTGTTTCAGTTCCTGATGAACTCATCTTCGACACCGCCACCAGCCTCTTCCCGGTGGGGGAATTCTCCGGCATCACATCCTACGGGTTGCAGCCTGTTTTCCGGGTCAACAATGGAGGGCCTCTCATCACCTCGTCCAATGATACCCTTGCGAGAACTTGGGAGCCTGATGAGGCTTTCCTCACAAACAAGAACTTGGCCAAGAGTATCTCTGTGGCCACCAATGCTGTTAAGTTCCCCCAGCACAACCCTGCAATCTCCCCTCTCACAGCTCCACAGACTGTGTATGCTTCCGCCACTGAGATGGCTGATGCTGGTGTCAACAACCCGAATTTCAACGTGTCGTGGAAATTTGATGTTGACCCTTCTTTCAGCTACCTTGTTAGGCTTCACTTCTGTGACATTGTTAGCAAAGGGCTGAATCAACTCTACTTTAATGTGTATGTTAATGGGAAAATGGCGATCTCTAACTTTGATTTGTCAGCCACCACCGGTGCCTTGTCAACACCGTATTACAAGGACATTGTGGTGAATGCAACACTGATGACAGAGGAGGGATTGTCAATTCAGGTTGGTCCAGCTTCTGGTGGTAGTGCAAGTGCCAATGCCATTGTGAATGGTATAGAGGTTATAAAGATGAGCAACATTGTGAACAGTTTGGATGGAGAGTTTGGGGTTGATGGAAGATGTGTTAGTGGTTCTAGCCGCGGCACGGTGGCTGCAGTTGGATTTGCCATGATGTTTGGAGCTTTTGTTGGGCTCGGAGCCATGGTGATCAAGTGGCACAAGAGGCCTCAAGACTGGCAGAAGAGGAACAGCTTCTCTTCATGGTTGCTGCCTCTGCATGCTGGTGACACAAGCTTCATGAGCAGCAAGAACTCAATGGGAAAGAGCAATTTTTTCTCCTCATCAATGGGATTAGGCCGGTACTTCTCCTTTGCTGAACTTCAGGAAGCAACCAAGAACTTTGACTCAAAGAACATCATTGGTGTTGGTGGATTTGGCAATGTGTATCTGGGTGTGATAGATGAGGGGACTCAGGTGGCAGTGAAGAGAGGAAACCCTCAATCAGAGCAAGGCATCAACGAATTTCAGACAGAAATCCAAATGTTGTCGAAGCTCAGGCACAGGCACTTGGTGTCCTTGATTGGATACTGTGATGAGAATGATGAGATGATTCTGGTTTATGAGTACATGCCCAATGGACACTTCAGAGACCATCTTTATGGAAAGAACATGCCTCCTCTCTCATGGAAGCAAAGACTAGAGATCTGCATTGGTTCAGCTCGTGGACTTCATTACCTTCACACAGGCACAGCTCAAGGAATCATTCACCGTGATGTCAAGACCACCAACATCTTGCTTGATGAGAATCTGACAGCAAAGGTTTCTGATTTTGGACTTTCCAAGGATGCACCAATGGGACAGGGACATGTTAGCACTGCGGTGAAGGGTAGCTTTGGTTATCTTGACCCTGAGTACTTCAGAAGACAGCAACTCACAGAAAAATCTGATGTGTACTCCTTTGGGGTGGTTCTGCTTGAGGCACTGTGTGCAAGGCCAGCCATCAACCCTCAGTTGCCCCGTGAACAAGTAAACTTGGCCGATTGGGCGATGCAGTGGAAGAGAAAGGGCTTGCTTGACAAGATCATAGACCCTCACCTGGTTGGATCCATCAATCCTGAATCTATGAAGAAGTTTGCTGAGGCTGCTGAGAAGTGTTTGGCTGATCATGGAGTGGATAGGCCTTCAATGGGAGATGTATTGTGGAACTTGGAGTATGCTTTGCAGCTTCAAGAGGCCTTCACACAAGGAAAGGCTGAGGATGAGACAAAGTTATCTGCAGCTGGTGCTCCTCCTTCACCTCTGCCACAGGCACCTGCCACTCCCACCGGTGACACGCCGACACAGCCGCCGGCACCGACGTCACCGGCAGCGGTGGCAGTGCCACGGGCAGAAGTGAATAATCCTACACCAGAAGTACATTCTATTGATGACCATTCTGGAACTGCAATGTTTGCTCAGTTTAACAATCTCAATGGCAGGTAA